A stretch of the Sulfurimonas sp. HSL-1656 genome encodes the following:
- a CDS encoding 4-hydroxy-3-methylbut-2-enyl diphosphate reductase, whose amino-acid sequence MKIELAENYGFCFGVKRAIKIAEENRSSATYGPLIHNAKEIDRLKKDFQVALTENLDDFKAGDTAVIRTHGIPKQELETLYARDVHVVDATCPYVTKPQQICEEMSEQGYDIVIFGDEAHPEIRGVKSYAKEGAYVVMSVGELEQIRFREKIAVVAQTTRKVEEFLKIVDYLIPRYKEVRVFNTICNATFENQDAVRDLSKKADVMIIIGGKNSSNTKQLHSIAQAYCPDSYHIEGPDDIDDSWFAGKAYCGISAGASTPDWIIQQVIARIKNRQ is encoded by the coding sequence ATGAAAATTGAACTGGCTGAGAATTACGGCTTCTGTTTCGGCGTCAAACGTGCCATCAAGATCGCTGAGGAGAACCGCAGTTCCGCGACCTACGGGCCGCTGATCCACAATGCCAAGGAGATCGACCGCCTCAAGAAGGATTTCCAGGTCGCATTGACGGAGAACCTGGACGATTTCAAGGCGGGCGACACGGCGGTCATCCGGACCCACGGCATCCCGAAACAGGAACTGGAGACGCTCTATGCGCGAGATGTTCACGTCGTTGACGCCACCTGCCCCTATGTGACCAAACCGCAGCAGATCTGCGAGGAGATGAGTGAGCAGGGGTACGACATCGTCATATTCGGCGACGAGGCCCACCCGGAGATCCGCGGGGTAAAAAGCTATGCCAAAGAAGGCGCCTATGTCGTCATGAGCGTCGGGGAGCTTGAACAGATCCGCTTCAGAGAGAAGATCGCCGTCGTGGCGCAGACGACGCGCAAGGTCGAAGAGTTCCTCAAAATCGTCGACTATCTGATCCCGCGCTATAAAGAAGTAAGGGTCTTCAACACGATCTGCAACGCGACCTTCGAAAACCAGGACGCGGTGAGGGACCTCTCGAAAAAAGCCGATGTGATGATTATTATCGGGGGGAAAAACTCCTCGAACACGAAACAGCTCCACAGCATCGCCCAGGCGTACTGCCCCGACAGCTACCATATCGAAGGGCCGGATGATATCGACGACAGCTGGTTTGCAGGCAAGGCGTATTGCGGTATCAGTGCCGGTGCTTCCACCCCGGACTGGATCATTCAGCAGGTGATCGCGCGGATCAAAAACAGACAATAG
- a CDS encoding 30S ribosomal protein S1, producing MAFDNEAFEEENFAEMLEASFQEQESNRITEGEVVAIQEDDNRALVGVGEKLEGIISLDEIRDEAGNLLFNVGDKITVMVTGHYNERPKISYRKVLEQQKTMEFVEAHKEDFEDVIIEGTVTKKNRGGYVIEADGVSFFMPRSLAAFKESDNVLGRKVKAQVIKLDPEDNSIVVSRRKLFNEERKRKKEIIDQLMEEGTVVEGVIKKITSYGMFVDVGGVDGLVHYNEISYKGPVNPSKLYSEGDKVNVKAIAYDKDKRHLSLSIKAVQPDPWKEIEDELEAGDTITVTVSNIEPYGAFVDLGNDIEGFLHISEITWDKNIKNPKDYLTVGSDIDVEVIDVDPDKHKLRVSLKRLLPKPFDEFAKKFKEGDIVTGTVTSLTDFGAFVKIAGVEGLLHNQDTTWEKGVKAKDLFKAGDEVEVKIAKINRDDQKISLNRKMLEESPVEKFAASHRVNDIVKGTVRDVKDFGVFISLVDGVDALIRNEDLEPLKAEELEKGQEIEAAIVAIDAKRDRIRLSVRKLDRLHDQKILDKLNEEDGSNSLGDLIKDQLKK from the coding sequence ATGGCTTTCGATAACGAAGCATTTGAAGAAGAAAATTTCGCCGAGATGCTGGAGGCTTCTTTCCAGGAGCAAGAATCCAATCGCATCACTGAAGGTGAAGTTGTCGCAATCCAAGAAGACGATAATCGCGCGCTCGTCGGAGTTGGAGAAAAACTGGAAGGTATCATCAGTCTTGATGAGATCAGGGATGAAGCGGGCAATCTGCTTTTCAACGTCGGTGACAAAATCACGGTTATGGTAACGGGACACTACAACGAGCGTCCGAAAATCTCCTACCGCAAAGTTCTCGAGCAGCAGAAAACGATGGAGTTCGTCGAAGCGCACAAAGAGGATTTCGAAGATGTGATCATCGAAGGGACCGTGACCAAGAAGAACCGCGGCGGCTATGTCATCGAAGCGGACGGCGTCAGCTTCTTCATGCCGCGTTCACTCGCAGCGTTCAAAGAGAGCGACAACGTTCTCGGCCGCAAAGTCAAAGCACAGGTCATCAAGCTTGATCCGGAAGACAACTCCATCGTCGTCTCCCGCCGCAAACTCTTCAACGAAGAGCGCAAGCGCAAGAAAGAGATCATCGACCAGCTCATGGAAGAGGGTACGGTCGTTGAAGGTGTCATCAAGAAGATCACCAGCTACGGTATGTTTGTAGACGTCGGCGGTGTCGACGGCCTGGTCCACTACAACGAGATCAGCTACAAAGGGCCGGTCAACCCGTCCAAGCTCTACAGCGAAGGCGACAAAGTCAACGTTAAAGCCATTGCCTACGATAAAGACAAGCGCCACCTCTCCCTCTCCATCAAAGCGGTCCAGCCGGATCCGTGGAAAGAGATCGAGGATGAACTCGAAGCGGGCGACACCATCACCGTTACTGTCAGCAACATCGAGCCGTACGGTGCCTTTGTTGACCTCGGAAACGATATCGAAGGTTTCCTCCATATCTCCGAGATTACCTGGGACAAGAACATCAAGAACCCGAAAGACTACCTCACCGTCGGCAGCGACATCGATGTTGAAGTGATCGACGTTGATCCGGACAAGCACAAGCTGCGTGTCTCCCTCAAACGCCTCCTTCCGAAGCCGTTTGACGAGTTTGCGAAGAAATTCAAAGAGGGTGACATCGTTACCGGTACGGTTACATCCCTGACTGACTTCGGTGCGTTCGTCAAGATCGCCGGCGTCGAAGGCCTCCTGCACAACCAGGATACGACGTGGGAAAAAGGCGTCAAAGCCAAAGACCTCTTCAAAGCCGGCGACGAAGTCGAAGTCAAGATCGCGAAGATCAACCGCGACGATCAGAAGATCTCCCTCAACCGCAAGATGCTCGAAGAGAGCCCGGTTGAGAAGTTCGCCGCTTCCCACCGCGTCAACGACATCGTCAAAGGTACGGTCCGTGACGTGAAAGATTTCGGTGTCTTCATCTCCCTCGTTGACGGTGTCGACGCGCTGATCCGCAACGAAGACCTCGAGCCGCTCAAGGCCGAAGAACTGGAAAAAGGGCAGGAGATCGAAGCGGCTATCGTTGCGATCGATGCCAAGCGTGATCGTATCCGCCTCTCTGTCCGCAAACTCGACAGACTGCACGATCAGAAAATCCTCGACAAGCTCAACGAAGAGGACGGATCCAACAGCCTCGGCGACCTGATCAAAGACCAACTCAAAAAATAA
- the serA gene encoding phosphoglycerate dehydrogenase, producing MEKYKVVVCDHIHEAGLEMLQNDPQIDYVFAADVDKTALLDVIADADVTITRSSTDVDDKFIAAAKKMKAIVRAGVGVDNVDIDGCSKEGIIVMNVPTANTIAAVELTMAHMLSCMRMFPYSHDHLKNQRIWKREKWYGYELKGKKLGVIGFGNIGSRVGTRCKAFEMDVIAYDPYIPASKATDLGVKYTENFDDILACDVITIHTPKNQETIDIIGAEEIAKMKDGVVLINCARGGLYNEEALYDGLKSGKIRFAGIDVFKKEPATDHPLLDLDNIVVSPHLGANTFESQYNIGTQAAQQAIEAAKGIAYPNAFNLPIDETKIPAFVKPFLELGQKIGFMASELNRAPIVSIKVSAQGDIAEYLDSLSTFVTVGALADKTGDTINYVNASFIAEQKGIKIETSAELSSSAYKNLISVKVTTDKRVVDIDATIFEEGVQRIVEVNGFDLDVEPKGNFTLFKNTDVPGVIGKVGSLLARNGVNIGDFRLGRNSNGEALAVIITDTPVKDAALSELSALEECISVDTVRL from the coding sequence ATGGAAAAATATAAAGTAGTCGTATGTGACCACATTCACGAAGCCGGGCTCGAGATGCTTCAGAACGATCCGCAGATCGATTACGTATTTGCTGCCGATGTCGACAAAACGGCGCTGCTTGATGTGATTGCGGACGCCGACGTTACGATTACACGTTCCTCAACCGATGTTGACGACAAATTCATCGCTGCCGCCAAGAAGATGAAAGCGATCGTCCGCGCCGGCGTCGGGGTTGACAACGTCGACATCGACGGCTGCTCCAAAGAGGGGATCATCGTCATGAACGTCCCGACGGCCAACACGATTGCCGCGGTTGAACTGACGATGGCCCATATGCTCTCCTGTATGCGTATGTTCCCCTATTCACACGACCATCTTAAAAACCAGCGCATCTGGAAACGCGAGAAGTGGTACGGCTACGAACTCAAAGGCAAAAAGCTCGGTGTCATCGGCTTCGGTAACATCGGCAGCCGCGTCGGAACGCGCTGTAAGGCATTCGAGATGGACGTCATCGCATACGACCCGTATATCCCGGCGTCAAAAGCAACAGACCTCGGCGTGAAATACACCGAGAACTTTGACGACATCCTTGCCTGTGACGTCATTACGATCCACACGCCGAAAAACCAGGAGACGATCGACATCATCGGCGCCGAAGAGATCGCCAAGATGAAAGACGGCGTCGTGCTGATCAACTGTGCACGCGGCGGCCTGTACAATGAAGAAGCACTTTACGACGGTCTGAAGTCCGGCAAGATCCGCTTCGCCGGTATCGACGTCTTCAAAAAAGAGCCTGCGACGGACCACCCGCTGCTCGACCTTGACAACATCGTCGTCTCCCCGCACCTGGGTGCCAACACTTTCGAATCCCAGTACAACATCGGTACCCAGGCGGCCCAGCAGGCGATCGAAGCGGCGAAGGGTATCGCCTACCCGAACGCCTTCAACCTGCCGATCGACGAGACGAAGATCCCGGCGTTCGTCAAGCCGTTCCTGGAGCTCGGACAGAAGATCGGGTTCATGGCCAGCGAGCTCAACCGCGCACCGATCGTTTCCATCAAGGTCAGCGCACAGGGCGATATCGCCGAGTACCTCGATTCGCTGAGCACCTTCGTCACCGTCGGTGCCCTGGCGGACAAGACGGGGGACACCATCAACTATGTCAACGCCTCTTTCATTGCGGAGCAGAAGGGGATCAAGATCGAGACCTCTGCGGAACTCTCCAGCAGCGCCTACAAGAACCTTATTTCCGTCAAGGTGACGACGGACAAGCGCGTCGTCGACATCGACGCGACGATCTTCGAAGAGGGCGTTCAGCGCATCGTCGAGGTCAACGGTTTCGACCTCGACGTCGAGCCGAAGGGGAACTTTACCCTCTTCAAGAACACCGACGTCCCGGGCGTTATCGGCAAAGTGGGATCGTTGCTGGCGCGTAACGGCGTCAACATCGGCGACTTCCGCCTGGGCCGTAACAGCAACGGCGAAGCCCTTGCCGTCATTATCACCGACACGCCGGTCAAAGACGCAGCACTTTCAGAGCTCTCCGCCCTTGAAGAGTGCATCAGCGTCGACACCGTCCGCCTCTAA
- a CDS encoding DUF2461 domain-containing protein: MFSHFPAGTLPFLAELQHNNTKAWFDANKMLYQELVLEPSRAFVEEMGEHLMALVPTINAVPKVNGSLFRIYRDQRFHFDEPPLKDHIGIVFWQGSGKRMQSSAFYLHFDPRTLFVATGLRRFKPAMLSAYRAYLKSEPRRRELQQILDGLTKKGYRLPEKRYKRFPAGFDKQMPFAELSLYDSLYAYTETDAALITSDTLLDTLYAHYEAMLPLQQWVYELTLYAAENG; encoded by the coding sequence GTGTTCTCGCACTTCCCCGCAGGAACCCTCCCTTTTTTAGCCGAACTCCAGCACAATAACACCAAAGCATGGTTCGACGCCAACAAGATGCTTTACCAGGAGCTTGTGCTCGAACCCAGCCGCGCATTCGTCGAGGAGATGGGCGAACACCTCATGGCCCTCGTGCCGACGATCAATGCCGTTCCGAAAGTCAACGGTTCGCTTTTCCGTATCTACCGCGACCAGCGTTTCCACTTCGACGAACCGCCGCTCAAGGACCACATTGGGATCGTTTTCTGGCAGGGCAGCGGCAAGCGGATGCAGAGCAGCGCCTTTTACCTCCATTTCGATCCGAGAACGCTCTTCGTCGCGACGGGACTGCGCCGTTTCAAACCGGCGATGCTCTCAGCCTACCGTGCCTACCTCAAATCGGAACCGCGGCGCCGCGAACTGCAGCAGATCCTTGACGGGTTGACGAAGAAGGGCTACCGCCTTCCCGAGAAGCGCTATAAACGTTTCCCGGCAGGTTTCGACAAGCAGATGCCGTTTGCGGAGCTTTCCCTTTACGATTCGCTGTACGCCTATACGGAGACCGATGCCGCGCTGATCACTTCCGACACACTGCTCGATACCCTCTACGCCCATTACGAAGCGATGCTCCCGCTGCAGCAGTGGGTGTACGAACTGACGCTCTATGCGGCGGAAAACGGCTGA
- a CDS encoding AraC family transcriptional regulator, which translates to MGAPLPLYTIEQTINTYKYLFKPNPTFGMDFYAEDFEARDVVLLLDDIAPSHGIPLRFDYYALFLRLKGETIRTVNHFDYTIQPQALQLVSPGSIYAFRDISEESKTYVLLFDKAFIEEENLSSETLEPLFAFHRIHQNDVVLDTSSYAQVLALFEQLSYELRQKKEDFKSMAKMLITQLLFLLRREKQNAGLPQNLTRAEQLSAEFLVLIEEHFWQRKSVQSYAELMGITPKHLSETVKATLKHSALSYIHLRIIKEIQYLLCFGNMSIKQIAYALNFESPSQLGRFFKNHEGICPKEYRLRNRIEYPALMPGKKR; encoded by the coding sequence ATGGGAGCCCCGCTTCCGCTTTATACGATCGAACAGACGATCAATACCTACAAATATCTTTTCAAACCCAACCCGACCTTCGGAATGGATTTCTACGCCGAGGACTTCGAAGCCAGGGATGTCGTGCTGCTGCTCGACGACATCGCCCCGAGCCACGGTATCCCGCTGCGTTTCGACTACTACGCGCTCTTTCTCCGGCTGAAAGGAGAGACGATCCGGACCGTCAACCACTTCGACTATACCATCCAACCGCAGGCGCTGCAACTCGTCTCCCCCGGCTCCATCTACGCCTTCAGGGACATCTCGGAAGAGTCGAAAACCTATGTACTGCTGTTCGACAAGGCATTCATTGAAGAGGAGAACCTCTCTTCAGAGACCCTGGAACCCCTTTTCGCTTTTCACCGCATCCACCAGAATGACGTCGTACTCGACACCTCGAGCTACGCCCAGGTCCTCGCACTCTTCGAACAGCTCAGTTACGAACTGCGGCAGAAAAAAGAGGATTTCAAGAGTATGGCCAAGATGCTCATTACCCAACTGCTCTTCCTGCTAAGGCGTGAGAAGCAGAACGCGGGCCTGCCCCAGAACCTGACGCGGGCCGAACAGCTCAGCGCCGAATTCCTGGTTCTGATCGAAGAGCACTTTTGGCAGCGTAAAAGCGTGCAGTCCTATGCCGAGCTCATGGGGATCACGCCCAAGCATCTCAGCGAAACCGTCAAGGCGACCCTGAAACATTCGGCGCTCTCCTACATCCACCTGCGCATCATCAAGGAGATCCAGTACCTGCTCTGCTTCGGTAATATGTCGATCAAGCAGATCGCCTACGCCCTCAACTTCGAAAGCCCCTCACAGCTGGGACGCTTTTTCAAAAACCACGAAGGGATCTGTCCGAAGGAGTACCGTTTGAGGAACCGGATTGAGTACCCTGCGCTGATGCCGGGCAAAAAAAGGTAA
- a CDS encoding cupin domain-containing protein — MTTSMRTVTAMLLVSAVTGLFSVATAGEPALAYKYDDKQLQWGPCPAFLGEGCSIAVLHGDPATPRTDVFFKVPGDYKIPHHWHTSAERMILVSGNMTVQYDGQKPVLIETGMYAFGPEKHPHVAYCEKGDPCVLFIAFNEPIDAFEIMKPSE; from the coding sequence ATGACGACCTCTATGCGAACGGTGACGGCGATGCTGCTGGTATCTGCCGTAACGGGCCTCTTTTCGGTTGCGACGGCCGGCGAACCGGCATTGGCTTATAAATATGACGACAAACAGCTGCAGTGGGGCCCCTGTCCCGCTTTTTTGGGAGAGGGCTGCAGTATTGCGGTCCTGCACGGCGATCCGGCGACACCGCGGACCGACGTTTTTTTCAAAGTACCGGGCGATTACAAGATCCCGCACCACTGGCATACGTCAGCGGAACGGATGATCCTCGTTTCGGGCAATATGACGGTCCAGTATGATGGCCAGAAACCCGTGCTGATTGAAACCGGCATGTACGCATTCGGTCCTGAGAAACATCCTCATGTCGCCTACTGCGAAAAAGGGGACCCCTGCGTGCTCTTTATCGCGTTCAACGAACCGATTGATGCGTTTGAGATTATGAAGCCCTCTGAATAG
- a CDS encoding DUF2238 domain-containing protein, which yields MPRDKEYSYAHNRYLLLLSLLFALEFILLAFTPFDRHDWILENVLVLLAVLFFATTYKTFPLSRISLTLIFLFLYLHEVGAHYTYAEVPYEAWGQSLFGISLNGLFGWERNNFDRVVHFLYGLLLAYPLREFFLRVVDVKGFWGYFFPLLVTMASSMLYELVEWGAAVYFGGDLGMAYLGTQGDVWDAHKDMLLATIGALLAMILTAAINAALQKDFGREWMHSFRVKHKLPLGENALMRLWRQRRRK from the coding sequence ATGCCACGGGATAAGGAGTACAGCTACGCCCACAACCGCTACCTTCTGCTCCTCTCCCTGCTCTTCGCACTGGAGTTCATCCTCCTGGCATTTACCCCCTTCGACCGGCACGACTGGATCTTGGAAAATGTCCTGGTCCTGCTGGCCGTGCTCTTTTTTGCCACGACCTACAAAACCTTCCCTCTCTCGCGCATCTCGCTGACCCTGATTTTTCTATTTCTCTATCTGCACGAAGTCGGTGCCCACTACACCTACGCGGAGGTCCCCTACGAGGCGTGGGGGCAATCCCTCTTCGGCATTTCGCTGAACGGGCTCTTCGGATGGGAACGCAACAACTTCGACCGGGTCGTCCATTTTCTCTACGGGCTGCTGCTGGCGTATCCGCTGCGGGAGTTTTTTTTGCGGGTCGTCGACGTCAAGGGGTTCTGGGGCTACTTTTTCCCACTCCTGGTCACGATGGCCAGTTCCATGCTGTACGAGCTGGTCGAATGGGGGGCCGCCGTCTATTTCGGCGGTGACCTCGGTATGGCCTACCTCGGCACGCAGGGGGACGTCTGGGATGCCCACAAGGATATGCTGCTGGCGACGATCGGCGCCCTCCTCGCCATGATCCTGACCGCGGCCATCAACGCCGCCCTGCAGAAGGATTTCGGCCGGGAGTGGATGCACAGCTTCCGGGTCAAGCATAAGCTTCCACTAGGCGAGAACGCCCTGATGCGGCTCTGGCGGCAGCGCCGTCGGAAGTAG
- a CDS encoding polymer-forming cytoskeletal protein, giving the protein MITAGALLKGEITLECDVFFDGRVEGTMHSKGVITVGQNGVIVGEVKAPHLIVRGRIEGTVDVDRVEIKENGYVGGIISSKEMVIESKGIFEGESHRKTTQTAAKPVQEAAAEKPAEKKS; this is encoded by the coding sequence ATCATCACAGCTGGCGCTTTACTCAAAGGCGAAATAACGCTGGAGTGCGACGTCTTTTTTGACGGCCGCGTGGAGGGAACGATGCATTCCAAGGGGGTCATTACCGTCGGACAGAACGGCGTGATCGTCGGCGAGGTCAAGGCACCGCACCTGATCGTCCGCGGCCGCATCGAAGGGACCGTCGATGTCGACCGTGTCGAGATCAAAGAGAACGGCTATGTCGGAGGGATCATCTCTTCCAAAGAGATGGTCATCGAGTCCAAAGGGATCTTCGAAGGCGAAAGCCATCGCAAAACAACCCAAACCGCGGCCAAACCTGTCCAGGAAGCCGCAGCCGAAAAACCTGCCGAAAAGAAGAGCTGA
- a CDS encoding M23 family metallopeptidase: MNQRFTVTIHDLDGVRQYSLHNIVKKVLLYAGAGLVTLIAAGLAFILFLNASLNEIDEKKAQLEAHNVELKSSITAAEQELAAKQTELTTVSDRLEGIETLIGLAPDTETESSLLERVEIAQMNSVQRAALLQHIPNGSPVEYRGITSKFGYRTHPTLNRKEFHPGSDLRAPMNTPVHATADGVIEYAGMHSSSGYGRLVIIDNNYGFKTYFGHLNKIGVKSGQYVKKGDLIGYSGNTGMSNGPHLHYEVRFIQRKLNPYWFIKWDLEHYATIFEKEKKVPWQSLVATITRNQNLQKLPSPTPVPPSSQLALYSKAK; the protein is encoded by the coding sequence ATGAATCAACGCTTCACTGTCACGATCCATGACCTTGACGGCGTGCGGCAGTACAGCCTGCACAATATCGTCAAAAAAGTCCTTCTGTACGCAGGGGCCGGCCTCGTTACGCTTATCGCCGCCGGGCTCGCATTTATTCTCTTTCTCAACGCTTCGCTCAACGAGATCGACGAGAAAAAAGCCCAGCTTGAAGCGCACAACGTCGAGCTGAAGAGCTCTATTACCGCTGCGGAGCAGGAACTCGCCGCCAAACAGACGGAACTCACCACGGTCTCTGACCGCCTTGAGGGCATCGAGACGCTGATCGGTCTGGCGCCGGATACGGAAACGGAGAGCAGCCTGCTCGAACGGGTGGAAATTGCCCAGATGAACTCCGTACAGCGGGCGGCACTTCTGCAGCACATCCCCAACGGTTCACCCGTAGAGTACCGCGGCATTACGAGCAAGTTCGGCTACCGCACCCACCCCACCCTGAACCGTAAAGAGTTCCACCCCGGCAGCGACCTCCGCGCCCCGATGAACACTCCTGTCCATGCTACGGCGGACGGTGTCATCGAGTACGCCGGGATGCACAGCAGCAGCGGTTACGGGCGCCTGGTCATCATCGATAACAACTACGGCTTCAAAACCTATTTCGGCCATCTCAACAAGATCGGCGTCAAGTCCGGCCAGTACGTCAAAAAAGGCGATCTGATCGGCTACAGCGGCAATACCGGGATGAGCAACGGTCCGCACCTGCATTACGAAGTGCGTTTTATCCAGCGCAAACTCAACCCCTACTGGTTTATCAAGTGGGATCTCGAACACTATGCCACCATCTTTGAAAAGGAGAAAAAAGTACCATGGCAATCTTTGGTAGCAACAATAACACGGAATCAAAACCTGCAAAAGCTCCCGTCACCAACACCAGTACCACCATCATCACAGCTGGCGCTTTACTCAAAGGCGAAATAA
- a CDS encoding GNAT family N-acetyltransferase, translating into MTPVIIQATPEDARPISVLTGELLHEIMERIAIKAFRFNPKETEERARKLLSRGVYYVFLAEDSESGEAVGFLSLYESYALYAEGAYGTIPELYVRPPYRSKGVGRQLLQQARDFAVAKGWKRLEVTTPPLPQFDNTLAFYERNAFEISGGRKLKCDIADMVR; encoded by the coding sequence ATGACACCCGTTATCATCCAGGCGACACCCGAAGATGCCCGGCCCATCTCCGTGCTGACAGGCGAACTGCTGCACGAGATCATGGAGCGTATCGCTATCAAAGCTTTTCGTTTCAACCCGAAAGAGACGGAGGAGAGGGCAAGGAAGCTTCTCTCCAGGGGCGTTTATTACGTCTTTCTCGCCGAGGATTCCGAATCCGGCGAAGCGGTCGGGTTCCTCTCGCTCTATGAAAGTTATGCGCTCTACGCCGAAGGCGCCTACGGCACCATCCCCGAACTCTATGTCCGCCCGCCCTACCGCTCCAAAGGCGTCGGGAGGCAGTTGCTGCAGCAGGCAAGGGATTTTGCCGTCGCCAAGGGGTGGAAACGGCTGGAAGTCACGACGCCGCCCCTGCCCCAGTTTGATAATACACTCGCGTTTTATGAACGTAATGCCTTCGAAATTTCCGGCGGACGGAAGCTGAAATGTGATATCGCAGATATGGTGCGATAA
- a CDS encoding cupin domain-containing protein: MKSTRTYWNPLDLANDNMWEDIPGSDGNLQQLTIALDSDSGDYTRLTRFKDGYSTKAFGAKSHDYPEEIYVVQGRLYDMAFNMWLEPGCYASRPPHEVHGPFIAEGDVIILEISFPSQSATKR, translated from the coding sequence TTGAAGTCAACGCGAACTTACTGGAATCCATTGGATTTGGCGAACGACAATATGTGGGAGGATATTCCCGGTTCAGACGGCAACCTTCAACAACTCACAATCGCCCTGGATAGTGACAGCGGTGACTATACCCGCCTGACGCGATTTAAAGACGGTTATTCGACCAAAGCCTTCGGAGCGAAAAGCCACGACTACCCCGAAGAGATCTATGTCGTCCAGGGGCGGCTTTACGATATGGCCTTCAACATGTGGCTGGAACCCGGCTGTTATGCCAGCAGGCCGCCGCACGAGGTCCACGGCCCCTTCATTGCCGAGGGGGATGTCATCATTCTCGAGATCTCCTTTCCGAGCCAGTCTGCCACAAAGAGGTAA
- a CDS encoding TonB-dependent receptor, with amino-acid sequence MDRKFLIVGFAYAIVGLGLGIFMAASKDHVQFTTHAHIMLIGFLLSFLYALCHKLWLNGPIGILAKVQYYMHLIGASVISGGLFLLYGNFVPLETIDPVLAMSSVAVFVAAVLMFVLLLKTTGERVGAMQ; translated from the coding sequence ATGGACAGAAAATTTCTAATTGTAGGTTTTGCTTATGCAATTGTCGGTTTAGGCCTCGGTATTTTCATGGCCGCTTCCAAAGACCATGTACAATTTACAACGCACGCACACATCATGCTGATCGGATTCTTGCTTTCATTTTTATATGCGCTATGCCACAAGCTCTGGTTAAACGGACCTATCGGGATACTGGCAAAAGTCCAATACTACATGCATTTGATCGGAGCTTCAGTCATCTCAGGAGGCCTGTTCCTGTTGTACGGCAATTTTGTACCGCTCGAAACGATTGACCCGGTGCTTGCCATGAGCTCTGTTGCGGTTTTTGTTGCCGCAGTCCTCATGTTTGTACTGCTCCTGAAGACAACGGGAGAACGGGTCGGCGCGATGCAATAA
- a CDS encoding MarR family winged helix-turn-helix transcriptional regulator, whose translation MPEEPLPENSDSVLEHTLGAMLRRMYSALSEQVYGRLEEAGYADIRPMHSKVMRHLTGRGARVTTLAEQAQITKQSMSAIVEELITLGYLEKRADPSDGRASLVMFTPRGKALQATLIRLSAEAEKVLAKNIGEQKYAQFRALLMEWTNVENNRIT comes from the coding sequence ATGCCCGAAGAACCTTTGCCAGAAAACAGCGACTCTGTGCTGGAACATACCCTTGGCGCGATGTTGCGCCGGATGTACAGTGCGCTTTCGGAACAGGTTTACGGTCGTCTTGAAGAAGCTGGGTATGCGGATATCCGCCCCATGCATAGTAAAGTGATGCGCCATCTGACCGGCCGGGGTGCACGGGTAACGACCCTGGCCGAACAGGCTCAGATCACCAAGCAGAGTATGTCTGCCATAGTCGAAGAACTTATTACGCTCGGCTACCTTGAAAAAAGAGCCGATCCCAGTGACGGTAGAGCATCGCTGGTGATGTTCACACCGCGCGGCAAAGCGTTGCAGGCGACATTAATCCGTCTCAGTGCCGAGGCTGAAAAAGTGCTCGCGAAAAATATCGGTGAGCAGAAATATGCGCAGTTCAGGGCCCTATTGATGGAGTGGACAAATGTGGAAAACAACCGGATAACGTGA